The following coding sequences lie in one Candidatus Polarisedimenticolaceae bacterium genomic window:
- a CDS encoding dihydrodipicolinate synthase family protein, producing the protein MNLSGVFPPVTTPFDGRGRVDAGALAGNLARYEVHGAAGYLLLGSTGEAAYLEENEKLEVLRAARRAVPRGRILMAGVGLESTEATIRLAASAADCGADLALVITPFYFRSRMTEGALRRHFEAVADASPIPILLYNVPKFTGLELPASVAETLAKHPNVAGLKDSSGDLAKLRELLARVPASFRVLCGSVSIFEPALAAGAVGGVLAAADVLPEPLVALHRAHVAGDLERARTLQSAVAESGRLIVDAAGVPGIKAAMEVRGLHGGSPRPPLLPASDDERGSIRREIARLADAGILPELRC; encoded by the coding sequence ATGAACCTCTCGGGTGTCTTTCCTCCGGTCACGACGCCGTTCGACGGTCGGGGACGCGTCGACGCCGGGGCGCTCGCCGGGAATCTCGCGCGGTACGAGGTTCACGGAGCGGCGGGTTATCTCCTGCTCGGTTCGACCGGCGAGGCCGCCTATCTCGAGGAGAACGAGAAACTCGAAGTCCTGCGCGCGGCGCGGCGGGCGGTGCCCCGAGGCCGGATCCTCATGGCCGGCGTGGGTCTCGAGAGCACGGAAGCCACGATCCGCCTCGCCGCTTCCGCCGCCGACTGCGGCGCCGACCTGGCGCTCGTGATCACCCCGTTCTACTTCAGGTCCCGGATGACCGAAGGGGCGCTCCGGCGCCACTTCGAGGCGGTCGCCGACGCGTCGCCCATCCCGATCCTCCTCTACAACGTCCCCAAGTTCACGGGGCTGGAGCTCCCCGCCTCCGTCGCGGAAACGCTCGCGAAGCACCCCAACGTGGCGGGGCTGAAGGACAGCTCCGGCGATCTCGCGAAGCTGCGGGAGCTTCTGGCTCGAGTCCCCGCGAGCTTTCGTGTCCTTTGCGGAAGCGTTTCGATCTTCGAGCCTGCGCTCGCCGCCGGCGCCGTGGGCGGCGTGCTCGCGGCCGCGGACGTCCTTCCCGAGCCCCTCGTGGCCCTCCATCGCGCGCACGTCGCGGGAGATCTCGAGCGCGCGCGGACGCTGCAGTCGGCCGTCGCCGAATCGGGCCGCCTCATCGTGGACGCCGCGGGAGTCCCGGGCATCAAGGCGGCGATGGAGGTCCGTGGCCTGCACGGAGGTTCTCCCCGTCCGCCGCTCCTGCCGGCGTCGGACGACGAGCGCGGTTCGATACGGCGCGAGATCGCGCGGCTGGCCGACGCGGGAATCCTCCCCGAGCTTCGCTGCTGA
- a CDS encoding galactose oxidase-like domain-containing protein yields the protein MNRSKRNPVACVAEGLCTLACLSLGLWPDTSAQSNFPDPNADCPPATCGQVSPLIPMQSAEAVHMGLVWKKGSQNPKILFHARFPQYSVNDMADPALVDLAIQRGALTTAGNQFNTALRDVLHGFDSPSAPFLGLRPTDCTAVDPRPLCVPDDSFQRLTYGGYTMRQGLSQSVPTRIVANRTMERQLLFDIGHPAAFRNQSKYHTALLDEKDFELNRAAFQENGYSKGMFYNTYCNARVTLSDGRVYVFGGHDMQSNNGLYKVNVFDPETETWVRRTEPCDLANWRRDPFGTGLFASDPNAPFYPNCDPRNPQSTQPSDPSDLEYARWYPSAAPLPNDLVLILGGFDQDGTVPPDPDRAAKGRSNQTQSDTAFTASRVNIVVPEVYDPKTDRSISLENARMAFPLYPQMEVVQTGPGQDDWKVCTFNGEIHYGSIENEDAAGTPAYRNARGERQKGGARFGVGGGTPRFTDGNTWCLDVLGALRDPDRDVPAKNHWTFVDKALEVRPYCCPSASLVELDGDGNTVAHRWFMISGVDASGNQTGTVEKIDFTEPDPRWRKVGDILQPLSTTKAVLLPDGKVLIGHGVNRSPGCVVDGRPCTFEEREGHHFQMFDPATGSVTKLAKSTVSRGLHGTATLLPDATVFFAGENREALVRPDDPAFPLTSSYAGILPRGDPDLGVPVGQIFSPAYLFQKGGGRSSRPRIVDAPEAIGYAGHFDLTIAGRADEIGSVVLLRSDHNTHSLTTGDRYVKLGFTKAGPAGNVRVTTPRFQGQAVPGVYLLFVVDKKGVPSVGRRVDLKP from the coding sequence ATGAACCGTTCGAAGCGCAACCCCGTCGCGTGCGTGGCCGAGGGCCTCTGCACGCTGGCGTGCCTCTCCCTCGGACTGTGGCCGGACACGTCGGCGCAGTCCAACTTTCCGGACCCCAACGCCGATTGTCCGCCGGCGACGTGCGGCCAGGTTTCCCCTCTGATCCCCATGCAGAGCGCCGAGGCGGTCCACATGGGACTGGTCTGGAAGAAGGGCTCGCAGAACCCGAAGATCCTCTTCCACGCGAGGTTCCCGCAGTACTCCGTCAACGACATGGCCGATCCGGCACTGGTCGACCTGGCCATCCAGCGGGGCGCGTTGACAACCGCGGGCAACCAGTTCAACACGGCGCTGAGGGATGTCCTGCACGGCTTCGATTCGCCGTCCGCGCCGTTCCTCGGGCTCCGGCCGACCGACTGCACGGCGGTGGACCCCCGCCCCCTCTGCGTGCCCGACGACTCGTTCCAGCGGCTGACCTACGGCGGCTACACGATGCGGCAGGGACTGTCCCAGAGCGTGCCGACGCGCATCGTCGCCAACCGCACGATGGAACGGCAGCTCCTGTTCGACATCGGCCACCCCGCCGCATTCCGGAACCAGAGCAAGTACCACACGGCGCTTCTCGACGAGAAGGACTTCGAGCTGAACCGTGCCGCCTTCCAGGAGAACGGCTACTCCAAGGGCATGTTCTACAACACCTACTGCAACGCACGCGTGACCCTCTCCGACGGACGCGTCTACGTTTTCGGCGGTCACGACATGCAGAGCAACAACGGGTTGTACAAGGTCAACGTGTTCGACCCGGAGACCGAAACCTGGGTCCGGCGGACGGAGCCGTGCGACCTCGCGAACTGGCGTCGGGATCCGTTCGGCACCGGGTTGTTCGCGAGCGACCCGAACGCCCCGTTCTACCCGAACTGCGATCCGCGGAATCCGCAGAGCACGCAGCCGTCCGACCCCTCCGATCTGGAGTATGCGCGCTGGTATCCGTCGGCGGCTCCGCTGCCGAACGATCTGGTGCTGATCCTCGGCGGGTTCGACCAGGACGGGACCGTGCCGCCGGATCCGGATCGCGCCGCGAAGGGCCGAAGCAACCAGACGCAGAGCGATACGGCGTTCACCGCAAGCCGCGTGAACATCGTGGTTCCGGAGGTCTACGACCCGAAGACCGACCGGAGCATCTCGCTCGAGAACGCCCGGATGGCCTTCCCTCTCTATCCGCAGATGGAGGTCGTCCAGACGGGACCGGGGCAGGACGATTGGAAAGTCTGCACGTTCAACGGGGAGATCCACTACGGCTCGATCGAGAACGAGGACGCCGCGGGAACCCCGGCCTACCGCAACGCGCGGGGCGAACGACAGAAGGGAGGCGCGCGGTTCGGCGTCGGGGGAGGCACGCCCCGCTTCACCGACGGGAACACCTGGTGCCTGGACGTCCTGGGAGCGCTCCGGGACCCCGATCGGGACGTTCCCGCGAAGAACCACTGGACGTTCGTGGACAAGGCGCTCGAAGTCCGGCCCTACTGCTGTCCGAGCGCGAGCCTGGTCGAGCTCGACGGCGACGGCAACACCGTTGCGCACCGGTGGTTCATGATCTCGGGGGTCGATGCGAGCGGTAATCAGACCGGGACCGTCGAGAAGATCGACTTCACCGAGCCCGACCCGCGATGGCGGAAGGTCGGCGACATCCTGCAACCGCTCTCGACGACGAAGGCGGTCCTCCTGCCGGACGGCAAGGTGCTGATCGGACACGGGGTGAACCGCTCTCCCGGATGTGTCGTCGACGGGAGGCCGTGCACCTTCGAGGAACGAGAGGGCCATCACTTCCAGATGTTCGACCCCGCGACCGGATCGGTGACGAAGCTGGCCAAGTCGACGGTCTCGCGAGGACTGCACGGAACCGCGACGCTGCTGCCGGATGCGACCGTGTTCTTCGCCGGGGAGAATCGCGAGGCCCTGGTGCGGCCGGACGACCCGGCGTTCCCGCTGACGTCCTCGTATGCCGGCATCCTTCCGCGGGGCGATCCCGACCTGGGCGTTCCCGTCGGCCAGATCTTCTCGCCGGCGTACCTGTTCCAGAAGGGCGGCGGACGTTCCTCACGGCCCCGGATCGTCGACGCCCCGGAGGCGATCGGCTACGCGGGCCACTTCGATCTCACGATCGCGGGGCGCGCGGACGAAATCGGCTCGGTGGTCCTCCTCCGCAGCGATCACAACACCCACAGCCTGACGACGGGCGATCGGTACGTGAAGCTGGGATTCACGAAGGCGGGTCCGGCCGGCAACGTTCGGGTGACCACGCCGAGATTCCAGGGGCAGGCCGTCCCCGGCGTGTACCTCCTCTTCGTCGTGGACAAGAAGGGCGTTCCGAGCGTCGGCCGACGCGTCGATCTGAAGCCGTAG